From the candidate division WOR-3 bacterium genome, the window ATCAAGACAGCGCTCTGGCGACCGTCCCGCGTCACATCCGTGCTCGCGGTCTGAAATCACACCCCCAACAGTAGTTTCTCAACAGCCCCACACTTCCCTATTTTCCGTCATCCTTGCGGGGTCTGCCCCGCTTCTGGACGCCCAGCACACGGTCGAGTCTCGATTCCAAGGTTGAGAGGAAGGCATTGCCTCCGAGGGGCCGGCCGGTCATGGTCGTACGCCGGATCTCTTCGGCAGTCTCTTCCGGCTCGTCTCGCAGGTAGCTGCGGTACTTCCGTTGCTGCAGCTCCTCTGAGAGCCAGTCTGGCTCGTTCAGCAGCGGGTCGGCTTCACCGGTGACGTGGTGACGGGCGCTGGACCACCGGTAATCCCAGGCCAGACGCTCGGTCTGCGTGCGGACCGGGTTCCGGTCGATGTATCTCAGGACGGGCCAGAGGTACTCGTCTTTGCTTACCGGGCAGGAGTAGAACCGGTTCTGCCAGAGCCTGCCGCTCCGGTGCTGCTTCCGGTTGACATGCTGGGTGTAGACCAGGTTTGTGCCGGCAAAGCAGCGGGCAAGCGACTCAGGCTCGTGCGGTACCGCCAAAGCATGCACATGATTATCCATCAGGCAGTAGCCCCAGATGTCCACCCCGTACTTTCTCCGGTACTGGGCCAGCGTCCAGAGGTAGAACCGTCGGTCGTCATCATCAAAGAACACCTGGCTGCGGTTGTTCCCCCTCTGTGTGACATGGTGCGGCAATCCCACCGCCACAACTCGAGCTATCCTGGACATACCGCGAGCATACATCCCAGCCGCCGGGTGTCAAGAAAATAGGGAAGTGTCCCTGTTTTCGGAGCCCGGCGGCGTCAGTTGGTCAGGAAGTAGGAGACGATGTTGATTCCCACCCGAAACGCCTGTTCGCGCACTTCCGGCGGGTCTTTGTGGGCCGCGGTCCAGCCGTCCGAGATGTTAGTATTGAAAGTGTAGAACACGACCATGCGTCCGCCGACAAAGATGCCATAGCCGCGCGGCGGACCGTCGGCGTGCTCGTGGATCTTGGGGAGACCGGCCGGGAAGTCGAAGACCTCGTGGTAGACCGGGTGATCGAATCCGAGTTCCACAAGCTGGCTGTTCGGAAACACGCGCGCCATCTCGCGCCGGAATGATGCGTCCATCCCGTAGTCGTCATCGGCATACAGGAAGCCGCCGGTCTCAAGGAAATGACGCAGTCGCTTCACCTCGTCGTCCGTGAGACTGATGTTGCCGTGCCCGGTCATGAAAAGGAAGGGGTATTGGTAGAGCTTCTCGTCGAGCAGGCTGATCTGCGCCTCATCGGCAGAGACTCTGATGTTTGTCCGAGAGTTGATCTCTCTGGCCAGGTTGGGAACCGCATCCGGGTCATTGTACCAGTCTCCCCCGCCGCCGTACTTCAACCGGGCTATCTGCAGTTGCGCTCCCGCGAAACCACAGATGAGAAGAACCAGAAGCAGAGTCTTACCACCAAGGCACGAAGACACGAAGAGGACACCGGAATTCCGGTTCCGGACCTTTGTGTCTTGGTGTCTTTGTGGTGACACTTCCGGGCCGGGCTAACCTCTGGCGAGTTTGTCGCGCAGGTTCTTGACCGCCTGCAGGCAGGAATAGGGAACCGTAACCGAACCAAGGTAGACCTTGCCCAGCTTCCGTCCGCCGTGGCAGTCCGAGCCGCCGGTCATCAGCAACCCGTTCTTGGTCGCCAGCTCGCGGTAGTGGTCGACGTTCCGGGGGGCGTGGTCCGGGTGCCAGACCTCGATGCCGTCTGCTCCGGCCGCAATCGTCGAGTAGACAGCGGCGTCGTTGTGATACGTCCCGGGATGGGCTACCACGGCCAGGCCCCCATGGCGATGCACGAAGTCCACTGCCTCTTTGGGCGTCAGCTGCATCTTGGGGAAGTAGGCCGGGCCATCGTACCCGATGTAGCGCTGGAATGCCTCCTCGATGGTCCGAACCGCGCCGGCTTCGACCAAGGCCTGCGCCACGTGCGGCCGTCCGGTCGCCGCTCCCTGTGCCTGCGCGCGCACCTGTTCGACGGAGATATTGACCCCGAGCTCCTTCATCTTCGTGACCATCTTCTCCGACCGCTCCGCCCGTTTCTGCCGAACCATCTCGAAGAACTCCTGCACACCCGGTTGCGTGTAGTCAACGTAGTATGCCAGTACGTGGACGTCGACGCCGTTGGTATTGCAGCTCAGTTCAACACCGGGCACGACTTCCAGCTGGTGCTGCCTGCCCGCGGCGATGGCGCGGTCAACGCCCCCAACCGAGTCGTGATCGGTGATGGCCACGGCGGTCAGCTTCAGCCGCGCTGCTTCCGCGACCAGTGCCTCGGGCGTGAACAGCCCGTCGGAGAAGATGGTATGGGCATGGAGATCAACGAGACCACTACTCTCCACTGGTGGTTGCCGGAGTTGGCTCATGGACACCTGCTCAGGGCCGCACTGCGCTCAAGGCCGGCCAATGCCGAATTCTCAATTCCCAATGACCGACGAATGACCAGCGACGAAAGACCTCCGGCTCGGCTGATCGGCTAGGAATTGGGAATTGACAAGTGGTCATTCCCTCAGTCGCCCATTCTCTTGGCGACTGTGTTGCCGTACTCCTTCACCAGCGCATCCATTTCCGATGCCATCTCATCCATGGTCTCGCGTTTCGCCGCCACCCAGGCCTCGTCCTTGATGCCGGAGAGATTGGTGAGGACGTTGAGACGCGCACCCCGGAAACAGGAATCCAGATTCATCGTCCCGACGCCGGCGTCGGTGATCGAGTTCTTGTTGCCGTACTCGACGATAGGCCGGCACTGCTTGAGCACGTCGAGCGCGAGCTTCATGGTCTTGAAGGGGATCTCGGCCGCAACCTTGAGGGCCTCGCTGACCGCTTTCGCTCTCTCCTGCTTCTCCGCCTCAGTCATCTTCGGCAGCCGGTACGCGCTCATCACCTTCTTGAACGACTCCGCGTCCTCGTCAATCAGCGTCACGAACCGCTCGCGCAGTGGCAGCAGCCGGTCGCGCACCGCCGACAGCTCGTCGGAGAACTCCTCGTAGCCCTTCTTGCCCGCGGTCAGGTTGGCGACCATCGTCATCAGGGCCACGCCGACTGCTCCGTTCAGCGCGGCGGCCGAACCCCCGCCCGGGGTCGGCGCGGACGAAGCCAGGTCGTTCAGGAAATCGGGCAGACCTTTGGCCGGCACCAGCCGGTTCTCGAGAATCTGGTCCTTCTTGAAGCCGTTTAGCTGCAGGAAGTAGCGCGCGCTCGCGTTCAACGCTCCCTGCGGCACGAGACCGACTATCTCCGACTCGATGACGTTCACGCCCCACCGGGCTGCCTCGCGTTTCACGGTCTCGAAGACCCGGTAAAGCGGCGTCTTCGTGTAGTCGGTCATGTTGATGGAAACCTGAACGCACCCCTTTTCCTTGACCTCGAACCCGAGCGCCTTGGCATATCGGAACCCGCCGTCGCGGAACCGGATAGCCTTGGCGACGCGCTCGGCCACCTTCAGGTCGGTCGTGGCCAGGTTGACATTGTAAGCTACGAGCGGCGCACGGACGCCGACGACCGTGGCCCCGGCGGTCGAATGCAGTTCCGGTCGGCCGAAATCCGGCGCCCGGTCCGGGTCGGTGCGAATCGCCTCCCGCAGGCCCTCGAACTCGCCGCGCCGTATCTGGGCAAGGTCCACCCGGTCCGGCCGGGTAGCTGCCAGTTCGTAGAGGTAGGTCGGAATCAGCAGTTCGTCGGCAATCCTCTTGGCCAGGCGCTTGGCCATTTCGATGCACTCCTCGACGGTCGCGCCCGAAATCGGCACGAACGGCACGACGTCGGTCGCGCCCATGCGCGGGTGCTCGCCCTGGTGCTGGTTCAGGTCAATCAACTCGGCCGCGGCCTTCACCGCCTTGAAAGCGGCGTCGAGCACCGACTCCGGCTCGCCGACAAAACTGATGACCGCCCGGTTGTGGTCGGAGTCCATTTCCTGGTCGAGCATGGAAACGCCGTTGACCGATTTGATAACGTTGACAATCTTCTCGATTACCTCAGGCCGGCGTCCCTCGCTGAAGTTGGGGACGCACTCGACTATCTTGCGCATCGCGAAGGCTCCTCTCTAGGTGGTGATAATGCCCTGCCGGAAGGGGAATCTTACCCGCCCGGCCCGCCAAGTCAAACCTGCGCCCCGAAAAGCGCCGCGCCGCCCTGAGGCGGCGCGGCAATCCTGTGGCGTTCAGCTACTTCTCGGACCAGAGCCCAATAAGACAGCCCCACGGGTCGAGCAGCGACCCGGCAAAGCCCATCCCGCCACCGATGTCTGACTTCGGCTGGCCGACCTTGCCGCCGAGAGCAACCGCCCGGTCCAGCACGGCTGGCATGTCGTCTACCCCGACGTACACGCGGATCGCCGGCTCGGGCATCTTGTCGACCTTCATCAGTGCGCCCCCCGTGCTCTCGCCGGAATCGAACAGGGTGTAGTCGCCGGCTTCGCCCCACGACTGGAACTTCCAGCCGAACAGCTTCTCGTAGAACTCCTGCGCACGCTTCATGTCTACGACCGGTATCTCCCAATGTACCAGTTTTGGCATTACTGCCTCCTTATCGTTCGGTCATGAGCACTTTGACCACGCGCGCCGACGAGTCGGTTCGTGCGATGACGAAGTAGGCCCCGGCCGGCAGCCGCCGTCCGGCCTGGTCGCATCCGTCCCAGACTGCGCTTCCGGACGCGGACAGCCGGATGTCACGCACGCGCCTGCCGGTCGCGTCACGGATCTGCAACCCGCCCGAAGACGTACCGCGCGTGAGACAGACCGTCAGGGCGCGCCGGAAGGGATTAGGGGTGACTTCCAGGCGCGGCATACGTACCGACCTGAATTCAGTGATGCCGACCTGACCGTCAATCCGCAGCCTGGCCATCACGTCGCCGCTGTTGTAGGCGAACCAGCGCACGGTCGGAGAACCGAAGTACGACCGCCGGTCAATCGGCGTCTCCCGGTCCTCCCCTATCTGCGGACTGACGGCCCGCGCCTGCCAGAATGCCACGAGCCAGAGGTCGACATCTGTGTTCAGCAGCGTGTCGGCCGTGATGTCAATCCAGGATTGCGGCTGGCTGGCCCCAACCGAGTCGGCCAGCAGGTAGGGGTTGCTGACCTGGGGGGCGTCCCCAGAATCCGGGCAGACGACGACCCGGCTGAACCGGGTCGTGTCATCGACGAAGACACGAGCTCCACGCAGATGGAACTGACCGTAGGGAACCGAGAATCTGACCGCCCCGGCCCACTCGTTCGTGGGCGAGCCATT encodes:
- a CDS encoding transposase — encoded protein: MSRIARVVAVGLPHHVTQRGNNRSQVFFDDDDRRFYLWTLAQYRRKYGVDIWGYCLMDNHVHALAVPHEPESLARCFAGTNLVYTQHVNRKQHRSGRLWQNRFYSCPVSKDEYLWPVLRYIDRNPVRTQTERLAWDYRWSSARHHVTGEADPLLNEPDWLSEELQQRKYRSYLRDEPEETAEEIRRTTMTGRPLGGNAFLSTLESRLDRVLGVQKRGRPRKDDGK
- a CDS encoding DUF4159 domain-containing protein, whose product is MLLVLLICGFAGAQLQIARLKYGGGGDWYNDPDAVPNLAREINSRTNIRVSADEAQISLLDEKLYQYPFLFMTGHGNISLTDDEVKRLRHFLETGGFLYADDDYGMDASFRREMARVFPNSQLVELGFDHPVYHEVFDFPAGLPKIHEHADGPPRGYGIFVGGRMVVFYTFNTNISDGWTAAHKDPPEVREQAFRVGINIVSYFLTN
- a CDS encoding PHP domain-containing protein translates to MSQLRQPPVESSGLVDLHAHTIFSDGLFTPEALVAEAARLKLTAVAITDHDSVGGVDRAIAAGRQHQLEVVPGVELSCNTNGVDVHVLAYYVDYTQPGVQEFFEMVRQKRAERSEKMVTKMKELGVNISVEQVRAQAQGAATGRPHVAQALVEAGAVRTIEEAFQRYIGYDGPAYFPKMQLTPKEAVDFVHRHGGLAVVAHPGTYHNDAAVYSTIAAGADGIEVWHPDHAPRNVDHYRELATKNGLLMTGGSDCHGGRKLGKVYLGSVTVPYSCLQAVKNLRDKLARG
- the ftcD gene encoding glutamate formimidoyltransferase is translated as MRKIVECVPNFSEGRRPEVIEKIVNVIKSVNGVSMLDQEMDSDHNRAVISFVGEPESVLDAAFKAVKAAAELIDLNQHQGEHPRMGATDVVPFVPISGATVEECIEMAKRLAKRIADELLIPTYLYELAATRPDRVDLAQIRRGEFEGLREAIRTDPDRAPDFGRPELHSTAGATVVGVRAPLVAYNVNLATTDLKVAERVAKAIRFRDGGFRYAKALGFEVKEKGCVQVSINMTDYTKTPLYRVFETVKREAARWGVNVIESEIVGLVPQGALNASARYFLQLNGFKKDQILENRLVPAKGLPDFLNDLASSAPTPGGGSAAALNGAVGVALMTMVANLTAGKKGYEEFSDELSAVRDRLLPLRERFVTLIDEDAESFKKVMSAYRLPKMTEAEKQERAKAVSEALKVAAEIPFKTMKLALDVLKQCRPIVEYGNKNSITDAGVGTMNLDSCFRGARLNVLTNLSGIKDEAWVAAKRETMDEMASEMDALVKEYGNTVAKRMGD
- a CDS encoding VOC family protein; this translates as MPKLVHWEIPVVDMKRAQEFYEKLFGWKFQSWGEAGDYTLFDSGESTGGALMKVDKMPEPAIRVYVGVDDMPAVLDRAVALGGKVGQPKSDIGGGMGFAGSLLDPWGCLIGLWSEK